The DNA region CTCAAGAGAAACGGTAAAAAAGCCTTGTCCTGTTCTTATACTATCTTCATGAAGTGATTTGGTTTTTTCGTTAATGATTTGTATGGAAGAGGATACTTCTTCTGAAGAAGCGGTTTGTTGTTCAATATTCATATTAATTTGTTCCATGTTCGTTTCGATTGTTTTCGAGGATTGTTCGACTTCTTCAATGGCACCTAGTACTTTTGCCAGTGTCTCCTTACCTTTTAGAAAGGATTTACTGGCTTTTTCAATAGCACTGGTTGAACCTTGAATCTGTGTTCGAAGACTATGGACACTTTCCTGGATAAAACTAACAGATTCCTTTGTATGGTCAGCTAACTTTTTTATCTCGTTAGCCACAACTGCAAATCCTTTACCGCTATTACCGGCTCTTGCAGCTTCAATAGATGCATTTAAAGCCAGTAAGTTTGTTTGAGCTGCAACAGACATGATGATGTTTACCATTTCATCAATTTTTTCTGTTTGCTCATTAACACGAATAATCTGCTCTTTGGCAACTTCGGTTTCTTTAAAACTGTTTTCTATTGCAATCATGCTGATATCCATTAATTCTTTACTGTGGACAGATTTTGAATTGGAATCATGAGCAGATACCAGAGCGTTTCGTACAAAGGATGCAATGTCTTCAATATTGGCAGCCATTTCTTCACTGGTTGCAGCTATTGTCTCTACCATGTTGGCTTGTTCGTCTGCTTCGTGAATCATTGACCGAACAAAATCCATTTTCATTAAAGTCTGAAGGAGCTGATTGACCTGCCTGATGAAAGTATTATGACTGGGACAATTGGAGCAAGCAACCATGTTTAACCGTTCTTGCAAGTTTTGATCAATATCGTTATACACATGAGACAGTTTTTTTTGCTGGCCGGATTTGATGGCTTCTAATTCTTCTACCAATATATGAATATCTTGTTGTCCTTGCTTTGTGACATTGTTCTTAGGTTTTGCTTTGAACACGATTATTCCCCCTATATAGTGAATTACTGATGTTTTGTATACAATGTTGTAAAAAAACACCAACTATATTTTAACATTTATTATACTAACTTGCCATCCTTTTAGCGAAGAAAAACCCAAATATTGTCATTTGGGTTTCATATCATACATTCTATGATCAGCTATATGAAATAACGTCTTTAGACTGTCTCCATCTCTTGGAAATTCTCCAAGACCATAACTGAAAGAACAGTGCATTTTTTGCTTAACGGGTGTTAAGTCTATAGATTGATTTGTAATTTTGAGGTGTATCTTTTCCATTTTGATTAAGGTCTGTTCATAGTCACTGTTGAAAAAAACGATAACAAATTCGTCGCCCCCATACCGTGCTAGTAAATCCGTTTCGCGTATTAAATGGCTGAACCGCTCAGCAAAAGTGGCTAAAACTAAGTCGCCGACTGAATGACCATACAAATCGTTAATTTGTTTGAAATTATCAAGATCAACAACGACCAAGGTAACTTTTTCACCCTTGCGTTTGCTCCTGGCGAGGTTATTTTCGAAAAGTTCTTCAAAATATGGACGGTTGAGCACTTTGGTTAAGCCATCGTATTTTGATAGATGCAAAAGCTTCTCATAGAGTTGGTGGTTGGTTATGGCGATGGTGGCTTGATTAGCAAAATAAGCCATAAGCGTGACATCTTGTTCATCAAACATATTATTTTCTTCACTATCGATGTTGATTGAACCATAGAATTGTCCGTCAATAAGTATAGGCGCACTCAACGAGCTCTTAAGGCTTAGGGCATCTATATCTTTCATTGAGTTGAATGTGCTTTCATTAATAAAGTCCTTTGAGTATTTCAACAAATCTTCAATGATAATGGGACCGCTAAAATGGCCACCGGTAGCTTGCCACTGATAGGATTCCTTAGGATCAAGGGTAATGTTGTATAAATCATCATCAAAGCCCACAATGGCTTGAAATTCTAAGTTACCTTCATGATTCATGACCAGGATGGAACCGAATTTCGCTTTTGGGATGACCTCAATTGCTTTGTTTAGAATAATAGACATTAATTCCTTAAGACCGCTAACTTGAATCATGGTATTACTAAGTTCTAACATAATTCTTTGAGAACGTAACATACGAACTTGGTCATTTGAGCTGGTACTAAGTTCCTTCAGTCTTTGTTGTGATAGAAAATCCTCTTGTTTATTGGCATAAGTAAATTTAATTAAAGTAATCAGGACGATAAAGAAAGCTACGATCCGGTCATAAGGTGAGGGGAGTAAAGTGAGTGGAAATATCACCAAGATGGATATAGCGCATAATTTAAACCATTCAGTTTTTTTGAAGGTTATCTTTTCATTCATTATTTTTGAAATCCCATCTCAAATCTAGTGTAAGGGTTATAAATATGGTTACAGGGTCAAAACTAAGTTTCACTAAGTTCACATAGAATATATAGATTACGTTGATACATTCATAACTATATATTGTATGCGAAAGTTCAACTATATAGTTTTGACACCTTAACCATATATATAAAAGTACTTATAATTATTATAAAGCATAGTAGGAATAAGTAAACATGAAAATAATATTTAATGTCACCATTTCATAAGAATGGACATTATTTTATAGGCTATTGCTTTTTTTTTAGGGTACAATATTATTAAAGTGTAATGCATCACAAAAGATCAATAAGCCCAAAATGATGTGAATGCGTAAATGTTAGGGTATCTAAGGAGGATTATGAATGAAAAATATTAAAAAAATATGGCATGAAATCTATGGTGATTTGTATGAGGATGCGGACAAAATGTTAGAACCGTTTCTTGAATCCATTGAAGCGGTTAAAAAAGAGCATTTTAGTCAAGTGAGTACATCAGATCATACATGGTACAAAGATGCGGTGGTGTACTCAACATATGGTGATCTATTTAATAAAGATTTGAATGGTTTAAAAGAAAAACTAGACTATATTCAAGACTTAGGTGCAAATTGCCTTTGGTTGTTACCAATCTTGGAATCACCTATGAAGGATGCCGGATTTGATATATCCGATTATGAAGGCATACGTGCATCACTCCTTGGTCTGCCCGAAGAGGCTACTTCAGAAGAAAAAAATACGAAATTCATAGCATTCATTGATGAAGCGCATAAAAAGGGGATTAAAGTAATCTTTGATATTGCCATGAATCATTGCTCTATAGAACATGAATGGTTTAAAGAAGCTAGAAAGTCAAAAGATTCGCCTATGCGAGATTACTTTATATGGTCGACGGATACATCATTATATAAAGAAGCAAGGATAATTTTTAAGGGCATGTGTGATAGCAATTGGGAACATGACCCAACAACAGACGAATATTATTTCCATCGATTTTTTGAGATACAACCGGATTTGAATTATCGAAATCCTCAAGTACTTATAAAAATGACAAAAGCACTAATGAATTGGCAGATTAAGGGTGTAGATGGCTTTAGAGCGGATGCTGTTCCATATATATGGAAGGAAGAAGGCACCATTTGTGAAAATCTTCCCAAAACCCACAAAGTGGTTCAGTTTTTTAGAGCTGTCCTAGATTACTTAAAACCAGGAACATTATTACTTGCGGAAGCATGCCAACCCCCCAAAGAAGTTGTTGATTATTTTGGGGAAGATAATGAGTGTAATGGCGCCTATCATTTTCCGGTTATGCCAAGAGTCTACAAGGCTATCGCTGAAGAGAAAAAGGATGCCATAGAAATGGTCCTTCAACCCAGTTTCACACCGGATATCCCAAAAAACAGTCAATGGTTTATGTTTTTAAGATGTCACGATGAATTAACCTTAGAAATGGTAACCCCTGAGGAACGTAAATACATATTCGACCATTATGCAAAGGACCCTAGCTGGGACTTTAGACAAGGTGAAGGCATATCAGCCAGATTAGCAGATCTGATGGATAGAAATCTAGACAGAATCTTGCTTGCCAATTCCATTATGTTTACGTTACTTGGCACACCTATCGTTTTTTATGGGGATGAATTTGCTAAGGGTAATGATATTGCTTATTACGAAAAAATGTATAAAGAAACCGGCTACAAGGATACAAGGTATCTAGGACGTGGTACTATAGATTGGCCGGAAGTTGAAGCGAAATTAGCAGATGCTGAGTCACTAGAATATAAGACCTACCATGGTATTAAGAAAATGATAGAAATAAGAAACAACTATAAAGTTTTTGGTCGTGGTGAAAGAATCTTTATAGATGTTAAAGATGAAAAAGGTGACATCAATAAAGCGATTCTTGCTTATGAAAGAACCTATGAGGAAGAATCAGTTTTAATATTACAGAATCTATCGCAAAAAGAGCAGCATGTATTATCACCAGAGTTAAATGAAATGGCGCAGGATTTACTTGGACAGAAGATGATCTGGAAAGCAAATAAGCTGGTATTGCCACCTTACGGTTATCATTGGTGTTAAGCTATTTGGCTAGAAGTGGTTCGTATTTTTCGGCGATGTCTAAAAAATGCTTAAAAATATGCTCTAAATCAGAGCCAAAATCAGTAAGGATATAGCCGGATCTTATATGGTCACTTTCCTTGATAATAGCTTTTTTCTCAGTAAGCAGTGCTAGCTTTCGGTTAAGCTCAGTGTGACTTAGACCTTCAATATGATTGAGTATGTCAGAGTAATTGGAATAGCCCATGGATATGGTCATGAGTATTTCCGGTATCCATCTCAACTTCATGATATCTTGTATTATTTCAAAACCTTGATTTGTTGTCGTCATAGTATTTCCTTTCGTATTAAGAACATATTTGTTCCTTTTTGTTTCTTATTATATAGGTTATACTATCACTATAGCAAGTTAATCATGTATTTAAGGAGGAAAAAAATGAAACATATTGAGAAAATGAATGTGTACCTAGCGAATCTATCTATTTGGAATGTTAAGCTTCATAATTTACACTGGAATGTAACCGGAATGCAATTTATGCCTTTGCATCAATTTACGGAAGCTATGTATGATAAGACATTTGCAGCCTATGATGATGTAGCAGAGCATATTAAGATTAAAGGCTTTAAACCACTGGTTAAAGTGAAGGATTATCTTGAAGTTGCAACAATAAAAGAGTTAGATTTCAAAGATTTTACAGCAAATGAAGTACTAGATTATGTAGGAAGTGACATTGAGCTCATGCGTGATTTTGCAGTTGAAATCCGTAACCTAGCCGATGAAGAAAGTGACTTTACTGCGGTTGGCTTGTTTGAAGATTATATAGCTGACTTTGAGAAGAACCTATGGTTCTTAAGACAAATTAAAGGTTAATTAGGTATACTAAAAAGCAAATGATATTTATGTCATTTGCTTTTTCTTCTAATCTATCAGTAATTAAGTTTGGGTGTTATTTTTGTATTGACTTGGTGAATACCCGGTATGTTGCTTAAAAACGTAAGAGAAATAGGCAGGATCATCAAAACCAACAAGTACAGCAATTGTATAGGTTTTTATATTATCTGTCTTCAGCAATTGTTTGGCCTTTTCTATGCGGAGATTTCTTAAGGTCTCGGTAATTGTTTGACCGGTTTTATCCTTATATAAGCGACTTAAGTAAGAACTGTTAATATGTACATGTTCTGAAATGTCTTTTAACTTAATGGGACGATGATAGTGGCTTTCCATATAAGCGTTTACTTGTGTAATGATATAATAGTTATTACCTTCACATAAATATTGGGTTATGGTTCTAATCATATGACAGAGGACTTGAGTGAGATCATCTATACAAGAAGCATTCAGTATCTGCCTATAAGGTTCTTGATTAACAAATACATCAGTAAGATTCAAATTATGCTTATGTATGGCATTGATGCAAATGGTATAGATGGCAATACCCATAGATTTAATATAATCAATGGGTTCTTTGTTGTTACTCATTGTTGTAAACATTGACATAATAATTTCTATCGCTTCATCACATTTATCTTTTGTTATGCAGTGCATAATACGCTCAAGATTTATTTCTACAAAGCTAGGATTTTCTTTTGGCCCATCAAAATTTGAATAAATCGTTAAATGATTTTTACCATAAAATGAGTTGTCCAGACATCTTTGTGCTTCCATAAATGCGATTGGCGCTGTTTCTAAATTGGTGTGGAGGTTACTTATCCCAATAAAAATCTGCTCTTTTATATATTCATCTACAAAACTATTAATGTCATGGCATTTATTTGCCAGAAGTTCTATAGGGTCATAATCAATGTGTTGATCAAATGCAACAAGTGAACCATAAGTCGAATCATTCAATAAAAAGGTGTATTGATCCAAATCATTTAGAGACAGGTTTATGAATTGAATGGTTTGAGGGTGATTTTCTGTATTTAGGCCGGATATTTTATACAGTAATAAACAAAATTGATCCACAGATATATCATGTGATTTTAAGGTATCCTCAAGAGTAGATGGATCCATCTTTATACCCTCAACAAAATTCTTTATAACTTTCAATTTTTCTTTCTTCTTAACATCACTTAGTTTTAACTCTAAGGATTGAATATGATGATCTTTCAATCGTTGTTCATCTATTTTCTTTGTTGTTTGTTGAATTGTATTTATAATATTTTCTATCGTTGAGGGCTTTACGATGAAATCAGAAACATTATATTGGATAGCTGATTTCGCATATTCAAAATCAGAATAACCAGTATAAAGAATTGTTTTAGCATGGGGATGATACTCATATACAAATTTAGCGACTTCTATCCCATTCGCGCCTGGCATCTTGATGTCGGAAATTACAATATCAACAGATGAGTTTTTTAGATACTCAATTGCTTGTAGACCATTATCAAAATCTCCAACAATCTCACAGTTAAGATCTTGCCAATTAATATAGCCAATGAGACCTTTTCTAATAACAGCTTCGTCATCAATAATTACGACTTGATACATTTTATGCCTCCTTGTCTTTCGGGATTAGTATTTCAGCAGTGGTACCTTGACCAATGATGCTATTAATATGAATCCCATAATGATCACCATAAAGTAATTTGATACGTCGATCAACATTTTGCAGACCAATGTGTTGATTTGGAGATGGTCTATTATGTCCTGAAAGATCTAAAATACTGGCGTCAAAGCCAATGCCATCATCTTCAACTAGAATGTGAAGTTCATGATCACACTCTTCAACTTTTATTGTTAAATGACTGTTGCCGGTCTTTTTTTCAATACCATGAATAATAGCGTTTTCTACTAAAGTTTGTATTGAAAATTTAGGTATATATAGTTGTAACAGACTATCAGAACTTATATCAATAGTGTAGGATAATCTTTCAACAAAACGAACGGTTTGTAAATAAAGATAAAAATTAATGTAATCCAGTTCGTGTTCTATGACATATTTTTCTTGATTAGTAAAAGAAAAGTTACTACGTAATAGTTGTGCAAGGGCGGTAATCATTTGCTCAATTTTTTCATTTTCACTTATTCTCGCTTCCCACGTAATCGTTTCAAGTACATTAAAGATAAAGTGAGGATTAATTTGTGCATGGAGTGCTTTTAATTCACTTTCTTGAACAAGAAGTTGCTTCTCATAAACTTCGTTAAACAAGTATTGTATCTGATCGATCATTTTATTATAAACAATACTTAAATCATTTAATTCTTTGTACTTATACATTGGCATTTTTGCCTTGAAATTACTGTTACTAACATCGGCGATTGTCAATGTAATCTTTTCTAAAGGCTCAGTAATATAACTAACAGAGTAGATACCAACAACAATAGAGATTAAGACACTTAGAATAATAAAATATACATAATCAGGTAAGAAACGCCAAAAATCCCTGCCAAAATACTGTATAGGCGCATAATTAATCAAAGTGAGATCTAAGTCATTGATATGCTCTGATAGAACAAGATATGATTCATTATCACTTGTTATGCGTGTTGTTTTTTTGTAAGCAGCATGTTCTAGGATTTCTTCTGATACCGGTAATCCGATTAAATCGGGATTAGTATTAAATCGATAGATGCCATCATTATCGTAGATAAGGGATATCCAGTCACGATAATCATCCGATTCATACTCACCTTTTAATACTTCAAAGTCAATGCCGATGAGTACCTTTCCCAGTTTTTCTCCCGTTATATAGTCATCAATTGTTTTCATATAATAGATTGTTTTGTTGCTTTCATTGTATCTAATAATGGATTCATTTTCTTGTTTATATAGATCATAGAAATCTAGATTATAATTAAGTAGTGATTCGTCGGGGAGATAATTGAAGAGTAAGGCGTAGTAAGCATCAGAATTCGAGAAAATAAAAACAGATTCAATCAAACCACTATTAAAAGCAAAATCATTGCCCATAATATATTTAAGCTCTGTTTCTATATTAAGCTTTACAAGTTGGTCATTATAATAAGAGGGTTCAGTCTGCTCCTGGATATAAAGATTTTCTCTAATACTTTGATTCGATAGTAATAGGTGATAGCTGTTTTCTAAGATTCTAAGATTGGTTACAATACTATCTTCAAGATGGCTTGTTGCTTGGGAAATAGATGTATCAACGTAATGTGTATAAAAGTAGTCACTTACGAATGTATATATATAAATAAAGAATAAAACTGTAGGTAGTAATATTGAAATCAAAACAATCATAATGATTTTATTACGTAAATGATTATCAAATATAAAATTTGGTTTGAGGATACGCTTAAAAAGTTTAGAAAAAAGTATCATATGTACCTTTCATAATCAATAATTTCATATTTTTTTGTGGAATAACGCGTTGATTATATGAAATTTGATAACGAGGTAAAAATAATCATATAAAAGTAAAAATGTTTATAATTTACCTGAAATGTATTAAAAAAACCCATATCTTTGAAAAAAAGTATAGCATACCCCCGTAGAACATGTAAAGAGATTGAATGTGATTCTAGCCTGAGTTTTATTATACTATAAAAGACTGAAATAGAAATATATTCAGGGTATAACAAAAATAGGAGGAAAGAAAATGAAAAAATTATTATCCATGTTATTAGTAGCAGTAATGATTATGAGCTTGGCGGGATGTGCAAGTGAAGAGGCACCAAGCAATGAGACAGGCGAAACAGAGGCAGAAACAACAGGGGAAACAACAGAGACAGAGACAGAAGCACCAGCAGCAGAAGTCATCACACTTCGTGTAGCGCACAACCAAACATCACTTGACAACCCTTACCAATTCGGACTCAACAAATTTGCAGAAGAAATTGCAAGATTATCCGGTGGGACCATTGTAGCAGAAGTATTTCCGGGGACTCTTGGAACCAATGAAAATGAGTTAGCCATGAAACTAACAACCGATTCAGTGGACATGGTTGTAGCATCACCAGGCTTTATGGCAGGTACAGGCGTACAAGAGTTTGACCTTCTATCCTTGCTATACTTATTTGATAGCTTTGATCACTGGGAAACAACCATTGATGGCGAGTTCGGTGACACCATGAAAGACTTAATCGTAGAAAAAACCAACAATGACTTTAAAGTTGTAGGATATTATTCATCAGGCGTTCGTAACTATTATGGTAAGAAGCCAATCACAGTTCCATCAGATTCAGCAGGACTAAACATTAGGTTACAAGGTTCTCCAGTTCAACAAGAGTTCTGGAAAAGTGCCGGTGCTAACCCAATCAGTGTAGGCTGGGCAGAACTTTATCAAGCCCTTAATACAGGAACTGCTGATGCAGCAGAAAACGATCATACCAATATGATGTTACAAGGTCACCATACGACAGATAATGGTAAATATACATCTTTAACCTATCATGACTATACAACAAGATTATTACTCATGAACGGACATGCATTTGATAAGTTCACAGAAGAGCAACAAGGTTGGATTCTTGAAGCTGCTGAAGCATCTGTTGCAGAAGAAAGAGCCGTTACTTACAAAATGTTAGATGAGTCTAGAGACAAGATTCTTGCAGATGGCGGAGAAATCAACGAAGTTGACTTAGAAGCGTTTAAAACATTAGCACTTCCTATCCAAGACAAATATGCAGAAGAAAACAATCTACAAGATTTATTGGAATTAACCAGAAAATAATGTATTTTACACATCAACTTAAGGCTATGTCTAAGTAGCCTTAAGTTTTTTGAAAGGGAAAATGATGATTGATAAAATTGCAAAAACAGTGCAGAGCATCGAGATTTTATTTGGAACACTTTTATCAGTATATTTTTATAACGATTATTATTCAGGTTTTTAG from Petrocella atlantisensis includes:
- a CDS encoding sensor histidine kinase, giving the protein MILFSKLFKRILKPNFIFDNHLRNKIIMIVLISILLPTVLFFIYIYTFVSDYFYTHYVDTSISQATSHLEDSIVTNLRILENSYHLLLSNQSIRENLYIQEQTEPSYYNDQLVKLNIETELKYIMGNDFAFNSGLIESVFIFSNSDAYYALLFNYLPDESLLNYNLDFYDLYKQENESIIRYNESNKTIYYMKTIDDYITGEKLGKVLIGIDFEVLKGEYESDDYRDWISLIYDNDGIYRFNTNPDLIGLPVSEEILEHAAYKKTTRITSDNESYLVLSEHINDLDLTLINYAPIQYFGRDFWRFLPDYVYFIILSVLISIVVGIYSVSYITEPLEKITLTIADVSNSNFKAKMPMYKYKELNDLSIVYNKMIDQIQYLFNEVYEKQLLVQESELKALHAQINPHFIFNVLETITWEARISENEKIEQMITALAQLLRSNFSFTNQEKYVIEHELDYINFYLYLQTVRFVERLSYTIDISSDSLLQLYIPKFSIQTLVENAIIHGIEKKTGNSHLTIKVEECDHELHILVEDDGIGFDASILDLSGHNRPSPNQHIGLQNVDRRIKLLYGDHYGIHINSIIGQGTTAEILIPKDKEA
- a CDS encoding sensor domain-containing diguanylate cyclase, which gives rise to MNEKITFKKTEWFKLCAISILVIFPLTLLPSPYDRIVAFFIVLITLIKFTYANKQEDFLSQQRLKELSTSSNDQVRMLRSQRIMLELSNTMIQVSGLKELMSIILNKAIEVIPKAKFGSILVMNHEGNLEFQAIVGFDDDLYNITLDPKESYQWQATGGHFSGPIIIEDLLKYSKDFINESTFNSMKDIDALSLKSSLSAPILIDGQFYGSINIDSEENNMFDEQDVTLMAYFANQATIAITNHQLYEKLLHLSKYDGLTKVLNRPYFEELFENNLARSKRKGEKVTLVVVDLDNFKQINDLYGHSVGDLVLATFAERFSHLIRETDLLARYGGDEFVIVFFNSDYEQTLIKMEKIHLKITNQSIDLTPVKQKMHCSFSYGLGEFPRDGDSLKTLFHIADHRMYDMKPK
- a CDS encoding response regulator transcription factor codes for the protein MYQVVIIDDEAVIRKGLIGYINWQDLNCEIVGDFDNGLQAIEYLKNSSVDIVISDIKMPGANGIEVAKFVYEYHPHAKTILYTGYSDFEYAKSAIQYNVSDFIVKPSTIENIINTIQQTTKKIDEQRLKDHHIQSLELKLSDVKKKEKLKVIKNFVEGIKMDPSTLEDTLKSHDISVDQFCLLLYKISGLNTENHPQTIQFINLSLNDLDQYTFLLNDSTYGSLVAFDQHIDYDPIELLANKCHDINSFVDEYIKEQIFIGISNLHTNLETAPIAFMEAQRCLDNSFYGKNHLTIYSNFDGPKENPSFVEINLERIMHCITKDKCDEAIEIIMSMFTTMSNNKEPIDYIKSMGIAIYTICINAIHKHNLNLTDVFVNQEPYRQILNASCIDDLTQVLCHMIRTITQYLCEGNNYYIITQVNAYMESHYHRPIKLKDISEHVHINSSYLSRLYKDKTGQTITETLRNLRIEKAKQLLKTDNIKTYTIAVLVGFDDPAYFSYVFKQHTGYSPSQYKNNTQT
- a CDS encoding TRAP transporter substrate-binding protein — encoded protein: MKKLLSMLLVAVMIMSLAGCASEEAPSNETGETEAETTGETTETETEAPAAEVITLRVAHNQTSLDNPYQFGLNKFAEEIARLSGGTIVAEVFPGTLGTNENELAMKLTTDSVDMVVASPGFMAGTGVQEFDLLSLLYLFDSFDHWETTIDGEFGDTMKDLIVEKTNNDFKVVGYYSSGVRNYYGKKPITVPSDSAGLNIRLQGSPVQQEFWKSAGANPISVGWAELYQALNTGTADAAENDHTNMMLQGHHTTDNGKYTSLTYHDYTTRLLLMNGHAFDKFTEEQQGWILEAAEASVAEERAVTYKMLDESRDKILADGGEINEVDLEAFKTLALPIQDKYAEENNLQDLLELTRK
- a CDS encoding methyl-accepting chemotaxis protein is translated as MFKAKPKNNVTKQGQQDIHILVEELEAIKSGQQKKLSHVYNDIDQNLQERLNMVACSNCPSHNTFIRQVNQLLQTLMKMDFVRSMIHEADEQANMVETIAATSEEMAANIEDIASFVRNALVSAHDSNSKSVHSKELMDISMIAIENSFKETEVAKEQIIRVNEQTEKIDEMVNIIMSVAAQTNLLALNASIEAARAGNSGKGFAVVANEIKKLADHTKESVSFIQESVHSLRTQIQGSTSAIEKASKSFLKGKETLAKVLGAIEEVEQSSKTIETNMEQINMNIEQQTASSEEVSSSIQIINEKTKSLHEDSIRTGQGFFTVSLEIDDLRKNIIHKSTNIEMYDSLDLVITDSLNWRWCVYNMILGNAQVDIALVANADNSRLGRWITNFGSKESILRNHISLLEKPRYKMHELAQKALESYNHGDKKSAEDYLSQVDRLALEIDNILREMQSKYKK
- a CDS encoding winged helix-turn-helix transcriptional regulator — its product is MTTTNQGFEIIQDIMKLRWIPEILMTISMGYSNYSDILNHIEGLSHTELNRKLALLTEKKAIIKESDHIRSGYILTDFGSDLEHIFKHFLDIAEKYEPLLAK
- a CDS encoding Dps family protein translates to MKHIEKMNVYLANLSIWNVKLHNLHWNVTGMQFMPLHQFTEAMYDKTFAAYDDVAEHIKIKGFKPLVKVKDYLEVATIKELDFKDFTANEVLDYVGSDIELMRDFAVEIRNLADEESDFTAVGLFEDYIADFEKNLWFLRQIKG
- a CDS encoding alpha-amylase family glycosyl hydrolase; the protein is MKNIKKIWHEIYGDLYEDADKMLEPFLESIEAVKKEHFSQVSTSDHTWYKDAVVYSTYGDLFNKDLNGLKEKLDYIQDLGANCLWLLPILESPMKDAGFDISDYEGIRASLLGLPEEATSEEKNTKFIAFIDEAHKKGIKVIFDIAMNHCSIEHEWFKEARKSKDSPMRDYFIWSTDTSLYKEARIIFKGMCDSNWEHDPTTDEYYFHRFFEIQPDLNYRNPQVLIKMTKALMNWQIKGVDGFRADAVPYIWKEEGTICENLPKTHKVVQFFRAVLDYLKPGTLLLAEACQPPKEVVDYFGEDNECNGAYHFPVMPRVYKAIAEEKKDAIEMVLQPSFTPDIPKNSQWFMFLRCHDELTLEMVTPEERKYIFDHYAKDPSWDFRQGEGISARLADLMDRNLDRILLANSIMFTLLGTPIVFYGDEFAKGNDIAYYEKMYKETGYKDTRYLGRGTIDWPEVEAKLADAESLEYKTYHGIKKMIEIRNNYKVFGRGERIFIDVKDEKGDINKAILAYERTYEEESVLILQNLSQKEQHVLSPELNEMAQDLLGQKMIWKANKLVLPPYGYHWC